The sequence CTATTATTCTAAggtacattctagaactatgtgaaTTACTGAGTTTAGAATATCGAAGGAGTTGGTCCTTGAAAATAATATCAATTATCATTCTCCAATGGTCCTTGCAATCGTGTTACTAATTCTAGATCAATAAAAGCAAAAGAAGCTACTTGCCTATCTCCGAAGAGGGATTTGCAGTCCTCCCATTTCGATGATTCAGTAATTTCCTGCAACCACAGCAAACAAATAGATTATGGTTTAAAGGAAATATCCTGGGATCCCATCCATTGCAATGTGAGAGATTGTAAACTGTTTACTATACCTTTGATGCATGAAGAAATTCATAGAACTCATCTGCTAGACGTTTATGCTTTttagcttctttttcttctttctccctGGCTCTTTCCAGTAACTCCTCAAAGAAAAACTATGCAGATGAAATATGCACATTCAATACTCAATGACCCGGCAAGCCCAAACGCGTAGAACATAAAGTTTAGAAAGGAAGTATGGAATAAGATTAAGTATAATCCATGTATGTCCTCTTATTCCTTCGTTTGGAAGGCAAGGGGATATAATGTAAGAGTATTATTACCATCTTTTGGAGTAACTCCTCACATTATaatctttgataaaatgctttaCAAAAGTTTTGAGCTATTGAAAGTAAACTAAAAGCCTTAAGAGACCCAATCGTCTAAGCATAATTCTTCGACAAGATATCCCTTGCAATTCCCTCTTCCCACATACATAGATTATACGCCATGACCATAAAtaacctccaaaatccaaatgatatatgaagaatatccTCATTACAAAAATAGCAAATGATCATTGATATCATCCAGTTTTGCTGTTTAACCAGTTTCGTAGAGTAAAACTCTTATCCACTAACCGTAAAAACAGAAAACTACAAGGCAAATTGCTTTGAATTAAGCAACTTAAGATATGTGCGGTAGGTGTAATATTAAACACCGCCGTCCAGGAaataaaaactaaggaaaatggtACCAAAACTGAAGAATTGGAAGCAAAAGCTAACACCAAATATTTGATCAATGTGGTCCTCGTctttattcttgaaggtttcAGGCTTACTTGCTAACCGACACACTACTCTTCTAGTAACTCCATTACAAGAAGATCCAAATTTAATGTGGGATAGGTTATGGTTGATACTAAAGGAAAATGCCACTAACCACAGTTGACTACCTACGAGTTGCCAATTTAGCAATCACAAACTGACCGACTTCTAGTGAAACATAATATGGAGGTACTACTTATGCTTTTGTCCCAAAGACAAAAAGGGGACAAATACATAGAAATCCATTTAGTGAATGGGGTACTTCAATTTTCACAACATTCAATTCAACATGGGTCGATGTAAAACAGTATACAGTGCTTAGCCATAATTAGACCTTTAAGTTGGTATCTGACATTGGTGGAGAGCTAATATACTTGGCGATTGCAACCTTAAAATCATCAAGCGTCCAGGCTGATGTCAATCCAATCTGAAAGTAGAGACGGCTCAGCCAAAATATTAGGTACTAACCGAAGCACAACAGAGGTTAAAATAAAGAGTGGTGATTACCTCGGCCATCCTAACTGCATCTTTAATTTGTGACTTGTCATCAAGATACTGAAGCAACATACAAGTAACACAAATTCAGAATGCTTATCAGTAACAAAAATAGGATACCAAATGGAGACTTGTCCATGCATTTGAGTTACCATAAAGTCTATAAATTACAAGCAGGGTGATGGGGATGAAA comes from Capsicum annuum cultivar UCD-10X-F1 unplaced genomic scaffold, UCD10Xv1.1 ctg4274, whole genome shotgun sequence and encodes:
- the LOC124885218 gene encoding pre-mRNA-processing protein 40A-like: MLLQYLDDKSQIKDAVRMAEIGLTSAWTLDDFKVAIAKYISSPPMSDTNLKFFFEELLERAREKEEKEAKKHKRLADEFYEFLHASKEITESSKWEDCKSLFGDRIMGDEGLLLEIFNKFVNELKEKERKRQEDKVLELLQTLILLLLSGGGSRCVDVIVVDIVL